TGGTGCAGTCATGTTGACGGAGGACATTTGGGTAGTCATGGGTGTCTTTTCCACCGGAAGGTAATCCGGACAATTCCGGATTACCTCGATTTGTTTAGTTCAACGTCTGAACAGGTTGAAACTTTTTATTACCAGAGCGCTTTACCGGAAGCATCTTTGACTTTTGCTTTCCAGTTGTCTTCGATCAGTTTAACAACTGGTGCTGGCAAGGAAACATATTCCAGTTCAGCAGCCATTGCGCCACCGTTTTTGAATGCCCAGTCAAAGAATTTCAATACTTCTTTGCCTTTTTCAGCATCAGCCTGTGCTTTGTGCATCAGGATGAAAGAAGCACCAGTGATTGGCCAGGTGATTTTGCCAGGCTGGTTAGTCAATACCAGGTACATGCCTGGTGCTTTGCTCCAGTCAGCGCCCGCAGCAGCGGATTTGAAGTTTTCATCATCTGGTTCAGCGAATTGGCCATCGGCATTTTTCAACAAGGTGTAAGTCATCTTGTTTTTCTTCACATAAGCGTATTCAACATAGCCTATGGAATTTCTGATTTGCTTGACGCTGGAAGCAACGCCTTCGTTACCCTTGCCACCTACACCAACTGGCCATTTAACAGCGGTAGAAGAACCAACGGCTGTTTTGAAGTCCGGGCTGACTTTGCTCAGGTAATCTGTCCACAGGAAAGTCGTGCCGGAGCCATCAGAACGATGTACAACAGTGATATCTTCTGTCGGCAATTTCAGACCGGCATTGATGGCTGCGATTTCTGGTGCATTCCATTTAGTGATCTTGCCCATGTAGATGCCAGCCAGTACTTCACCTGTCATCTTCATTTTGCCAGGAGCGATACCGTCCAGGTTAACTACAGGAACCACACCGCCGATGATGGCCGGGAATTGCACCAGACCTTCAGCGTCGAGCTCTTCTGCCTTCAAAGGCATGTCAGACGCACCAAAATCGACAGTCTTTGCCTTGATTTGCTTGATACCGCCACCGGAACCGATGGATTGATAGTTCAGACCGTTGCCACTGGCTTTTTTATAAGCTTCTGCCCATTTTGCATAAATTGGATATGGGAAAGTCGCGCCAGCGCCTGTAATATCGGCAGCCTGGGCAGCGCCAAATGTGACAGCGACGCCAATTGCAGCGATGAGAGTTTTGACAACACGTTTGATTTGCATGTTCACCTCAGAGTTAAATAACAGTATTCAGTACTACGAGGCGCACTGTACAAGCCAAATATGACAAGATTATGACGTGAAGCAAAGCCTGTGAAATAATTGCACTTGTTATCACTTTTTTGTCATAAACTTGTCATTTAAGACGTCTAGAATGCTTGCGTATATATATGACGCCCTTTATGACATGCAAAAAACTATGCCAAATCAGGAAACACCCTCTTCAGCAACCGCGCCAGAAGACATGAAACAAGTTCCTGACACTGGAATCAAGGCACTTGCCAAGCAAGTCAAACCAGTGGCAGCACCAGAATTGTCACGTTCGGTGATTTTCCTGGACAGGGAGATGTCACAAATTGCCTTCAACTGGCGTGTGCTGGCCCAGGCTGAGGACCGCAGCATCCCCTTGCTCGAACGCTTGAAATATTTGTGCATCGTCGGCAGCAACCTCGATGAGTTCTTTGAAGTCAGGGTGGCCAGCCTGCTGGCACAGAACACGATCGATGGCGAACTGGTACAACACCCAACCTTCCAGGCCATGCTCAAACGCGTCAGCGATGAGTGCCATCAGTTAGCAAAAAGACAATATGAATTACTAAATCAGGAGATTTTGCCCCAGCTCTCCAAAAAAGGCATACATCTGTTGCGCCATTCCGAGCGCAATGAAGCCCAGCGTGCCTGGGTGAAATCCTATTTTGAACGTGAAGTCAGACCCCTGTTGACGCCAATCGGCCTGGACCCTGCTCACCCCTTCCCTCAAGTAGTCAACAAGAGTTTGAATTTCATTGTCTCGCTGGCAGGCAAGGATGCTTTTGGCCGTGGTACAGCCATTGCCATCGTCAAGGCGCCACGCGTTTTGCCGCGCATCATCCGTCTGCCAGATGAACTTTCCAACAATGGCATGGCTTTTTGCCTGCTGTCTTCTGTCATACACTCCCACATAGAAGACTTGTTCAATGGCCGTGAGGTGATCAATTATTCACAGTTCCGCGTGACGCGCGACAGCGACTTGTGGGTGGATGAAGAAGAAGTCAAGAATCTGCGCCAGGCACTGCAGGGTGAATTGCAAACCCGCCAGTTCGGTGCGGCAGTGCGCCTGGAAGTCGCAAAGAACTGCCCTGAGGATTTGTCACGCTTCCTGCTTGAACAATTCAATCTCGACAGTGACCGTCTGTATCCTGTGGATGGCCCGGTCAACATGGTCAGACTCGGTGAGCTGGTCGATCATGTCAAGCAGCCGAATCTGCGTTTTCCGCCGTTCTCGGCCAAGGCCATCGGTAAATACGCGCATGCCGATATTTTTACCCTGCTGCGCAAGCAAGACATACTCTTGCACCACCCTTTCCAGCCTTTCCAGACTGTTATTGACTTCATACGCTCGGCATCACAAGACCCCAGCGTGGTGGCGATCAAGCAGACTATCTATCGCACCGGCATGAATTCGGATTTG
This is a stretch of genomic DNA from Undibacterium sp. KW1. It encodes these proteins:
- the pstS gene encoding phosphate ABC transporter substrate-binding protein PstS gives rise to the protein MQIKRVVKTLIAAIGVAVTFGAAQAADITGAGATFPYPIYAKWAEAYKKASGNGLNYQSIGSGGGIKQIKAKTVDFGASDMPLKAEELDAEGLVQFPAIIGGVVPVVNLDGIAPGKMKMTGEVLAGIYMGKITKWNAPEIAAINAGLKLPTEDITVVHRSDGSGTTFLWTDYLSKVSPDFKTAVGSSTAVKWPVGVGGKGNEGVASSVKQIRNSIGYVEYAYVKKNKMTYTLLKNADGQFAEPDDENFKSAAAGADWSKAPGMYLVLTNQPGKITWPITGASFILMHKAQADAEKGKEVLKFFDWAFKNGGAMAAELEYVSLPAPVVKLIEDNWKAKVKDASGKALW
- the ppk1 gene encoding polyphosphate kinase 1, with the protein product MKQVPDTGIKALAKQVKPVAAPELSRSVIFLDREMSQIAFNWRVLAQAEDRSIPLLERLKYLCIVGSNLDEFFEVRVASLLAQNTIDGELVQHPTFQAMLKRVSDECHQLAKRQYELLNQEILPQLSKKGIHLLRHSERNEAQRAWVKSYFEREVRPLLTPIGLDPAHPFPQVVNKSLNFIVSLAGKDAFGRGTAIAIVKAPRVLPRIIRLPDELSNNGMAFCLLSSVIHSHIEDLFNGREVINYSQFRVTRDSDLWVDEEEVKNLRQALQGELQTRQFGAAVRLEVAKNCPEDLSRFLLEQFNLDSDRLYPVDGPVNMVRLGELVDHVKQPNLRFPPFSAKAIGKYAHADIFTLLRKQDILLHHPFQPFQTVIDFIRSASQDPSVVAIKQTIYRTGMNSDLMESLITAARLGKEVTVIVELMARFDEEANINWADKLQRAGAQVVYGVVGLKTHAKLALVIRREEGGNLRHYAHLGTGNYHPSTTRFYTDFGLLTAHPEMAAEVNEVFIHLTGLTKPKKLDYLWLAPFALQPQIIKAIRNEARIAREGRPARIIAKMNALLDESVIRALYAASADGVKIDLIIRGACALRPGVPGLSENIKVRSIIGRFLEHSRIYYFRNDLAHDVYLASADWMNRNLFRRIEVAFPVLEKSLKKRVISEGLEPYLKDNVNAWTLDSDGRYERKKARAKQVRFCAQQHLMQTLGSLSEAEES